CACTTAGAGAAGTCCTAAATTCTCCAAATCAAGCGGTTGCGATTGGGCCCAAACTGGGGCTCGACTCCATGGCTTTCATGGCTTGGAACCTTGGCTCTTTGGCTTGGAACTTGAGAGCAGCATACAATCTCATGTAGTCCTCGAACACGAACTTTGGGTAAACTGCTTTGCTGGCCTCCTCTGCCTCGCTCTCCACAAGTGCCGGTGCTGGATAGATCACGGCGTCGCTGCCTGGGTTGTAGAATGAAGCTATGGACATCCTGTTTCCATCGGTCTGGGCCACCACCCTGTGCAGTATGCTCTTGTACTTTCCATTAGTTATCACCTGCATTTGATTTGAAACTTTCTTGTATTAAAAGGTGATGGTTTCGTTGTACTACCCAAGCAGTAGTGCGATTGATGCGTTGAGAAgccctttttttgttttttggggtcGTAAGTGTGAGTATGTATGTTACCTCAATTTGGTCTCCGAGGTTGACGACGATGGAATGGCGCATTGGGGGGACGTCAACCCACTGGCCATCCTTGAGGAGCTGCAGGCCGCTAACCTTGTCGTCTTGGAAGAGCAGGATGATGCCACCGGCGTCGGTGTGGGCCCGGAGCCCCTTGATCAGGTCGGGCTTCGGGCACGGCGGGTAGTTGCTAACCTTGGTGCCGAAGTTCGGTCCTTGGGACCCGTAGAAGGCCTTCTTCAAGTAGCCTTTCTCCAGGCCCAGGTTCTCACACAGTAGGTCCATGAGCTCCTCCGCCAGCTTCTCCAATTTCAGTGCAAACTCCTTCATGACTCTCCTGCACATCAAACGATAGAAGGTCATCAACGATGCATGCGAAGCGGAATGTAGCTTTTCATCTAAGTTGATAAATTCTCATCATCAGTTACCTGTAGTCATCATCGAGATCTGGGATTTGGGAGATGTTAGAGACAGGAAGGTGCTTCAAGTGGAAGGTGCTTTCCCAGTCCAAGTCGTGGACCTCTGTCTGGACACACTCGAGCCCCTTGCTCGCCACCAGCTCTCCGAACCTCTGCTCCATGCACTTCTTGTAGTGCCCCTTTGTCATGCTTTCGATCGTGTCCATAAACTCGGGTGGAATCCCATGATTCACCAGCTTCATTTGGTCATTTCCCAAGGCATGACAATGCAAAATGTTAGAcccatttttttaaacataaaatataggttacagagagagagagagagaggagaggtaCCTCAAAGAAGCCCCAGTTCTCACAAGCATCTTTGATCTTGTCCATGGTGATTGCTCTCTTCTCACCATTCAAGTTCTCCATGTTGATCACTGGGAAGctctccattttctctctctagaagctGTAGTGAAACCTTGCTTGTcttttggtctctctctctctctctctctctcagaacGAAGATAATGCACTTGCTTGTTTGCCTTGCCTTGCCTTGTCTTGTGCATTGGGTTGTCTGGTGGGTTCGCTATTTATAGAAGTTTTTTCCTACTGCACAGGAGAGGACTTCCTCGATCCCTTTCCATGTTCACATGCTGGTACAGAGCATTGGATGGGCCATTGAGTCGAACGAGGATTGAATAAGatggaaaattactaaaattatgACATCCACTGGGTCCCAATGGTAGTGGCTGTGGTCAGCCTGCCTTGTCCAACCTTCTCTCTTGCTCTCTGGATTTT
The sequence above is drawn from the Eucalyptus grandis isolate ANBG69807.140 chromosome 11, ASM1654582v1, whole genome shotgun sequence genome and encodes:
- the LOC104424713 gene encoding 1-aminocyclopropane-1-carboxylate oxidase 3 encodes the protein MESFPVINMENLNGEKRAITMDKIKDACENWGFFELVNHGIPPEFMDTIESMTKGHYKKCMEQRFGELVASKGLECVQTEVHDLDWESTFHLKHLPVSNISQIPDLDDDYRRVMKEFALKLEKLAEELMDLLCENLGLEKGYLKKAFYGSQGPNFGTKVSNYPPCPKPDLIKGLRAHTDAGGIILLFQDDKVSGLQLLKDGQWVDVPPMRHSIVVNLGDQIEVITNGKYKSILHRVVAQTDGNRMSIASFYNPGSDAVIYPAPALVESEAEEASKAVYPKFVFEDYMRLYAALKFQAKEPRFQAMKAMESSPSLGPIATA